In a genomic window of Halobiforma lacisalsi AJ5:
- the lpdA gene encoding dihydrolipoyl dehydrogenase gives MVVGDVTTGTDVLVIGAGPAGYVAAIRAGQLDLDVTLVEKDAYGGTCLNYGCIPSKALITATDVAHEARHAEEMGIHADPAVDMAGMVGWKDDVVDQLTGGVEKLCKANGVNLLEGTAKFDGENTARISHSGDGQGSETLEFEHAIVATGSRPIEIPNFSYGDEPVLSSKQALDLDSVPDSLVVVGAGYIGMELASVFAKLGTDVTVVEMLDSILPGYDDDLKRPVKQRANELGIDFEFGYTASEWQETGDGIHVVADPAEDVAADGGAEAVETESLELDAEKVLVAVGREPVSDTLDLEEVGVETDDRGFIETDDRARTNVDHVFAVGDVAGEPMLAHKGSAEGEVAAEVIAGEPAAIDHQAMPAVVFTDPEIATVGMTEAEAEEAGFETVTGEFPFRASGRALTTGHADGSVKIVAEAEEGYVLGAGIVGPEASELIAELGLAIELGATLEDVASTVHAHPTLSESVMEAAENALGHAIHTLNR, from the coding sequence ATGGTCGTCGGAGACGTCACCACCGGCACGGACGTGCTGGTCATCGGTGCCGGGCCGGCCGGCTACGTCGCCGCGATCCGGGCGGGGCAACTCGACCTCGACGTGACGCTCGTCGAGAAGGACGCCTACGGCGGCACCTGCCTGAACTACGGCTGTATCCCTTCGAAGGCGCTGATCACGGCGACCGACGTCGCCCACGAGGCCCGCCACGCCGAGGAGATGGGGATCCACGCCGATCCCGCGGTCGACATGGCTGGCATGGTGGGCTGGAAGGACGACGTCGTCGACCAGCTCACCGGCGGCGTCGAAAAACTGTGTAAGGCAAACGGCGTCAACCTGCTCGAGGGCACCGCGAAATTCGACGGCGAGAACACCGCCCGGATCTCCCACAGCGGCGACGGGCAGGGCTCGGAAACGCTCGAGTTCGAACACGCCATCGTCGCGACCGGCTCCCGTCCGATCGAGATCCCGAACTTCTCCTACGGGGACGAGCCCGTTTTGAGTTCGAAGCAGGCGCTCGACCTCGACTCCGTCCCGGACTCGCTGGTCGTCGTCGGCGCGGGCTACATCGGGATGGAACTGGCGAGCGTTTTCGCCAAGCTGGGCACCGACGTCACGGTCGTCGAGATGCTCGACTCGATCCTGCCTGGCTACGACGACGACCTCAAGCGCCCGGTCAAGCAACGCGCGAACGAGCTCGGGATCGACTTCGAGTTCGGCTACACCGCCTCCGAGTGGCAGGAAACGGGCGACGGCATCCACGTCGTCGCCGATCCGGCCGAGGACGTCGCCGCCGACGGCGGTGCCGAAGCCGTCGAGACAGAGTCGCTCGAACTCGATGCGGAGAAGGTCCTCGTCGCCGTGGGCCGCGAACCCGTCTCGGACACGCTCGACCTCGAGGAAGTAGGCGTCGAGACCGACGACCGCGGCTTCATCGAGACTGACGACCGCGCGCGGACGAACGTCGACCACGTCTTCGCGGTCGGCGACGTGGCCGGCGAACCGATGCTCGCCCACAAGGGCAGCGCCGAAGGCGAGGTCGCCGCCGAGGTGATCGCCGGCGAACCCGCCGCGATCGACCACCAGGCGATGCCCGCAGTCGTCTTCACCGACCCCGAGATCGCGACGGTCGGGATGACCGAAGCCGAGGCCGAGGAGGCCGGCTTCGAGACGGTCACCGGCGAGTTCCCGTTCCGCGCGAGCGGTCGGGCGCTGACGACCGGCCACGCCGACGGTTCCGTCAAGATCGTCGCCGAGGCCGAGGAGGGGTACGTCCTCGGCGCGGGCATCGTCGGCCCCGAGGCCTCCGAACTGATCGCCGAACTCGGACTCGCGATCGAACTCGGCGCGACCCTCGAGGACGTCGCCTCGACGGTCCACGCCCACCCCACGTTGTCCGAGTCGGTCATGGAGGCCGCGGAGAACGCGCTGGGCCACGCGATCCACACGCTGAACCGCTGA
- a CDS encoding DUF7521 family protein, whose translation MSPHATSGMEIALALAAVKTLMLVTGGIITYFAFKAYQRTRQRALGLLAFGFGLVTFGLVLAGMLYEVLEVPLAAGILLESLLVLAGFLVIAYSLYVQ comes from the coding sequence ATGAGCCCACACGCCACCAGTGGGATGGAAATCGCACTCGCTCTCGCGGCCGTCAAGACGCTGATGCTCGTGACGGGGGGTATCATCACGTACTTCGCCTTCAAGGCCTATCAGCGGACGAGACAGCGGGCCCTGGGGCTGCTCGCGTTCGGGTTCGGGCTCGTCACCTTCGGATTGGTGCTGGCCGGGATGCTCTATGAGGTACTCGAGGTTCCGCTCGCGGCGGGGATTCTGCTCGAGAGTCTGCTCGTTCTCGCGGGCTTTCTCGTGATCGCGTATTCGCTGTACGTGCAGTAA
- a CDS encoding winged helix-turn-helix domain-containing protein, whose amino-acid sequence MVRDPIASESTPSAEEICAALDDPDCREIIRNLDEPMTASELTNRCEIPQSTLYRKLELLTESTLLEETTEIRRDGHHASKYAVAFEDITLSLDENRELAVEIERPARSADERLAELWSEVRKET is encoded by the coding sequence ATGGTCCGGGACCCGATCGCTTCGGAGTCGACGCCGTCAGCGGAAGAGATCTGCGCTGCGCTCGACGACCCCGACTGCCGAGAAATCATCCGGAATCTCGACGAACCTATGACGGCCTCTGAACTCACGAACCGCTGTGAGATCCCGCAGTCGACGCTGTATCGAAAGCTCGAGTTGCTAACCGAGTCGACGCTGCTCGAGGAGACGACGGAGATCCGCCGCGACGGACACCACGCCAGCAAGTACGCCGTTGCTTTCGAGGATATCACGCTCTCTCTGGACGAAAACCGCGAACTGGCTGTCGAGATCGAACGCCCGGCCAGGAGCGCGGACGAGCGACTCGCGGAACTGTGGTCGGAGGTGCGGAAGGAAACATGA
- a CDS encoding helix-turn-helix domain-containing protein: protein MREAIINLTDEEIEAMGYGELVSLCREAGVRELELLEDEGTGGVSQIEVETRFDEDRLDRIESVEDWEFITEKDDSYLYLLEVTALEMPETASVDHDDLVGMCDPTVSDRGMLLSLVGSQESIRAMLRNFEEAGIAPDLHKLGEYEGGQRTLDALTDRQLDVLQTAYDMGFYEVPREASIDDVADEMGLDDGTISEHLQRAERNLLTQQLAVQD, encoded by the coding sequence ATGCGGGAAGCGATCATCAACCTCACTGACGAGGAAATCGAGGCCATGGGGTACGGGGAGCTGGTCTCGCTGTGTCGGGAGGCGGGCGTTCGAGAACTCGAGTTGCTGGAAGACGAGGGGACGGGCGGAGTCTCGCAGATCGAGGTCGAGACGCGATTCGACGAGGATAGGCTCGATCGTATCGAGAGCGTCGAAGACTGGGAGTTCATCACCGAGAAGGACGACTCGTATCTCTACCTCCTCGAGGTGACGGCGCTTGAGATGCCCGAGACGGCGTCGGTCGACCACGACGACCTGGTGGGAATGTGCGATCCGACGGTGAGCGACCGTGGAATGTTGCTGTCGCTGGTCGGGTCCCAGGAGTCGATTCGAGCGATGCTCCGCAACTTCGAGGAGGCCGGGATCGCGCCGGATCTCCACAAACTCGGTGAGTACGAGGGTGGCCAGCGGACGCTCGACGCGCTGACTGATCGGCAACTCGACGTCCTCCAGACCGCCTACGACATGGGGTTTTACGAGGTGCCGCGGGAGGCGTCGATCGACGACGTCGCCGACGAGATGGGACTCGACGACGGCACGATCTCCGAACACCTCCAGCGGGCGGAACGGAACCTGCTCACCCAGCAACTCGCGGTCCAAGACTGA
- a CDS encoding DUF7119 family protein, which translates to MTTDRSGEPPDQRDGDDGSPTHESRDTPDRERNRTPRTDGGGAGDRSTDGEQSRERDPDPDDGRARDASIPTDRESPVGAPVIRGDESVAGPHAREAVQFDPDDPDSLEEAAETVRTFASESGGDDHLFMLRGAAACAALVRAEGSYKAAAERAGSEVTVSFIRKWARVHDLPRSVRKQVAIGEIAPTAAKHIARVSGEARLLLAWAILDGDLTVREVRSVASAVNDGTSIERALADCDVALGELELRLPPETYRDLRRCASIDDVDPGQIVTDALREYLE; encoded by the coding sequence ATGACTACCGATCGGTCCGGGGAGCCACCCGATCAGCGCGATGGAGACGACGGTTCCCCCACCCACGAGAGTCGCGACACACCCGACCGAGAGAGAAATCGGACTCCGAGAACCGACGGCGGCGGGGCAGGTGACCGTTCCACCGACGGCGAGCAGTCCCGCGAGCGCGACCCCGACCCCGACGACGGCCGCGCCCGGGACGCGTCGATTCCCACCGATCGCGAATCCCCCGTCGGCGCACCGGTCATCCGTGGGGACGAATCCGTCGCCGGACCCCACGCCCGCGAAGCCGTCCAGTTCGATCCCGACGATCCCGACAGCCTCGAGGAAGCCGCCGAAACGGTCCGGACGTTCGCGAGCGAGAGCGGCGGTGACGACCACCTCTTCATGCTCCGAGGTGCCGCTGCCTGTGCCGCGCTCGTTCGCGCCGAAGGCTCCTACAAGGCAGCCGCCGAACGCGCCGGAAGCGAAGTAACCGTCTCGTTCATTCGGAAGTGGGCGCGGGTGCACGACCTCCCGCGGTCCGTCCGCAAGCAGGTCGCGATCGGCGAGATCGCCCCTACGGCCGCCAAGCACATCGCTCGAGTCAGCGGGGAAGCTCGACTCCTGCTCGCCTGGGCCATCCTCGACGGCGACCTCACCGTCCGGGAGGTTCGCAGCGTCGCCAGCGCCGTCAACGACGGCACGTCGATCGAGCGTGCCCTTGCCGACTGCGACGTCGCGCTCGGGGAACTGGAACTCCGGCTGCCGCCCGAGACGTACCGCGACCTCCGGCGGTGCGCTTCCATCGACGATGTCGATCCCGGGCAGATCGTGACCGACGCGCTCCGTGAGTACCTCGAGTAA
- a CDS encoding ferritin-like domain-containing protein: MSMDTIQDLFEHGLEDIYHAEHQLVDALEDLEENTERDEIAEAFAEHREETQGQIDRLEEVFEMFGEPPEKEECEGIEGLIEEYEEFESMDPAQEVMDYHNMAAAEKTEHYEIAAYGNLIPLADQLGMDEAADLLEENLREEQDALDELKELTETYAMDAIPAE, translated from the coding sequence ATGAGCATGGACACGATTCAGGACCTGTTCGAACACGGCCTCGAGGACATCTACCACGCCGAGCACCAGCTCGTCGACGCGCTCGAGGACCTCGAGGAGAACACCGAACGGGACGAGATCGCGGAGGCGTTCGCCGAGCACCGGGAGGAGACACAGGGGCAGATCGACCGCCTCGAGGAGGTTTTCGAGATGTTCGGGGAGCCGCCCGAGAAAGAGGAGTGTGAAGGGATCGAGGGGCTGATCGAGGAGTACGAGGAGTTCGAGTCGATGGATCCCGCACAGGAAGTCATGGATTACCACAACATGGCAGCCGCGGAGAAGACGGAACACTACGAGATCGCCGCCTACGGGAACCTGATCCCCCTGGCCGACCAACTCGGGATGGACGAGGCGGCCGACCTCCTCGAGGAGAACCTCCGCGAGGAGCAGGACGCGCTCGACGAACTGAAAGAACTAACCGAGACCTACGCGATGGACGCCATTCCGGCGGAGTGA
- the rimI gene encoding ribosomal protein S18-alanine N-acetyltransferase gives MTVQFPTDRGGDLSIRPAERADLLAVVRIENASFSQPWPYDAFDRFLGEPGFLVAVDDGRIAGYVVADVSSNVGRRIGHIKDIAVHPDHRGNGIGSALLSRALAVMAAHGADSVKLEVRRSNDKAKRLYREFGFEPLRRMPDYYDDEDAIVMIRKLD, from the coding sequence GTGACCGTCCAGTTCCCGACGGATCGCGGCGGCGACCTCTCGATTCGGCCCGCGGAGCGTGCCGACCTGCTGGCAGTCGTTCGGATCGAGAACGCCTCGTTCTCACAGCCCTGGCCGTACGACGCGTTCGACCGCTTCCTCGGTGAACCCGGCTTTCTCGTCGCCGTCGACGACGGGCGGATCGCCGGGTACGTCGTCGCCGACGTGAGTTCGAACGTCGGCCGCCGCATCGGCCACATCAAAGATATCGCCGTCCACCCCGACCATCGCGGCAACGGGATCGGCTCGGCCCTGCTGTCCCGGGCGCTCGCGGTGATGGCGGCCCACGGCGCGGACAGCGTCAAACTCGAGGTCCGCAGATCTAACGACAAGGCAAAGCGGCTCTACCGGGAGTTCGGCTTCGAGCCGCTCAGGCGGATGCCGGACTACTACGACGACGAGGACGCGATCGTCATGATCCGGAAGTTGGACTGA